A section of the Tumebacillus amylolyticus genome encodes:
- a CDS encoding beta-ketoacyl-[acyl-carrier-protein] synthase family protein, with product MSKRVVLTGLGVVSSIGTGKEAFLDGLNTGSSGISKVTRFTTEEGEDVYAGEVADEAFTGVLEKSAVRRMDRFTKLNIAGVQLVVEDAGLTREQLAEVGESVGLILNTSFGSWHSTNVFTQQIIDVGPAEASPLVFPNTVLNAAQGQVAIRFQTKGPTTTLTGIPGITYGLDLIRSGRVEQLIAGGVDEMHANAAKAYAVADMAVIDEHGVGMRLGEGIGGMFMETLESAQARGAHLYAEVLSYGIACDPNLSQEFTKADTSGESFAYAMNQALTEAGLAPSDIDLILVAANGNQSFDTAEATAIQTVFGEAAANIPQLNLKDQIGETFGASHAIATVAGALFLDKQSLPSGEKALTHVLVNGVEIGGNQVSVVLKRA from the coding sequence ATGAGCAAGCGGGTTGTTCTCACCGGCCTCGGAGTGGTCTCTTCCATCGGGACGGGCAAGGAAGCATTCCTCGATGGCCTCAACACCGGTTCCAGCGGGATTTCGAAAGTTACTCGTTTCACCACCGAAGAAGGCGAAGACGTGTATGCAGGGGAAGTGGCCGACGAAGCGTTCACCGGAGTTTTGGAAAAAAGCGCCGTTCGACGCATGGACCGCTTTACCAAGTTAAACATTGCAGGTGTGCAATTGGTCGTCGAGGACGCAGGCTTGACCCGCGAGCAATTGGCGGAAGTCGGCGAGAGCGTCGGCCTGATCTTGAATACGTCGTTTGGCTCGTGGCATTCCACGAACGTGTTCACGCAACAGATCATCGATGTCGGCCCGGCGGAAGCATCTCCGCTCGTGTTCCCGAACACCGTCCTGAACGCGGCTCAAGGTCAAGTTGCGATTCGCTTCCAGACCAAAGGCCCGACCACGACGTTGACCGGGATTCCGGGCATCACGTACGGCCTCGACCTGATCCGTTCCGGTCGTGTTGAGCAATTGATCGCAGGCGGCGTGGACGAAATGCACGCGAACGCGGCCAAAGCATACGCCGTCGCGGACATGGCGGTGATCGACGAGCATGGAGTTGGCATGCGTCTCGGCGAAGGCATCGGCGGCATGTTCATGGAGACGTTGGAATCGGCACAAGCTCGCGGCGCGCACCTCTACGCAGAAGTGCTCTCCTACGGCATCGCTTGTGATCCGAACTTGAGCCAAGAATTTACCAAAGCGGACACCTCCGGCGAATCGTTCGCCTACGCGATGAACCAAGCGCTGACCGAAGCGGGCCTCGCGCCGTCCGACATCGACTTGATCCTCGTCGCAGCGAATGGCAACCAATCGTTCGACACGGCGGAAGCAACCGCGATCCAGACGGTCTTCGGAGAGGCGGCGGCGAACATCCCGCAGTTGAACCTGAAAGACCAGATCGGCGAAACGTTCGGCGCTTCCCACGCGATTGCAACGGTTGCAGGGGCTCTGTTCTTGGACAAGCAATCCCTCCCGAGCGGGGAAAAAGCGTTGACCCACGTACTGGTCAACGGCGTGGAAATCGGCGGGAACCAAGTCTCCGTCGTGTTGAAGAGAGCATAG
- the fabZ gene encoding 3-hydroxyacyl-ACP dehydratase FabZ, which yields MDILEIQERINQRYPFLLVDRVLEVEPLQRAVAYKNVTINEAFFMGHFPNNPVMPGVLIIEAMSQAGAMMYPKAKNGYIAGIDKVKFLGFVRPGDQLVTEAINLQKAGAFAKVQVTARVDGKEVARAQITYYMEFEEALAE from the coding sequence ATGGACATCTTGGAAATTCAAGAGCGCATCAACCAACGATATCCGTTCCTGTTGGTGGACCGCGTGTTGGAAGTGGAACCGTTGCAACGTGCGGTTGCGTACAAAAACGTGACGATCAACGAAGCGTTTTTCATGGGCCATTTTCCGAACAACCCGGTCATGCCGGGGGTGTTGATCATCGAAGCCATGTCACAAGCAGGGGCGATGATGTATCCGAAGGCGAAAAACGGCTACATCGCCGGCATCGACAAAGTGAAATTCCTCGGGTTTGTGCGCCCCGGCGACCAGTTGGTTACCGAGGCGATCAATCTCCAAAAAGCAGGAGCTTTCGCAAAAGTGCAGGTCACCGCACGCGTTGACGGCAAAGAAGTCGCTCGTGCGCAGATCACGTATTACATGGAATTTGAGGAGGCGTTAGCAGAATGA
- a CDS encoding DUF2203 domain-containing protein produces MGKKYFTLAEANALVPRLEHMLNQLQTQKRDLQIKYQKLQETKNALTNATALAADYFFQEEAELEFLMWSANSMLQQILDTGVEVKDIDTGLCDFYSYQGGQEIYLCWRQGEPEITHWHGIYEGFIGRKKLD; encoded by the coding sequence TTGGGGAAGAAATACTTCACCTTGGCCGAGGCCAATGCCCTCGTGCCGCGTTTGGAACATATGCTCAACCAACTGCAAACGCAAAAACGTGACCTGCAAATCAAATACCAAAAACTGCAAGAGACCAAAAACGCCCTCACCAATGCCACCGCTCTTGCAGCCGACTACTTTTTCCAAGAAGAAGCCGAGTTGGAATTCCTCATGTGGAGCGCCAATTCGATGCTTCAACAAATTTTGGACACCGGCGTGGAAGTCAAGGACATCGACACCGGGCTCTGTGATTTCTACTCGTACCAAGGCGGTCAGGAGATCTACCTCTGCTGGCGGCAGGGCGAACCTGAGATCACACATTGGCACGGCATCTACGAAGGCTTCATCGGGCGCAAGAAATTGGACTAA
- a CDS encoding phosphopantetheine-binding protein has product MTTATLETQVKECIIARLDLDVTADEIENAAPLFGEGLGLDSIDALELVIAIGKQFEVTIGDDDMDIFQSVDRICEFIRANRSEQ; this is encoded by the coding sequence ATGACGACGGCAACCCTCGAAACGCAAGTCAAAGAATGCATCATCGCGCGTCTGGACCTCGACGTGACGGCCGACGAGATCGAAAACGCAGCCCCGCTGTTCGGCGAAGGTCTGGGCCTCGACTCCATCGACGCGCTGGAATTGGTCATCGCGATCGGCAAGCAATTTGAAGTGACCATCGGCGACGACGACATGGACATTTTCCAATCGGTCGACCGCATTTGCGAGTTCATCCGAGCGAACCGTTCGGAACAGTAA
- a CDS encoding phosphopantetheine-binding protein, producing METTKTLEQQVKQCIIDRLDLDVTVEEIEDAAPLFGEGLGLDSIDALELVIAIGKQFEVTIGDDDMDIFQSVNRICEFIRSARPEL from the coding sequence ATGGAAACGACGAAAACCCTCGAACAACAAGTCAAGCAATGCATCATCGACCGCTTGGACCTTGACGTCACCGTGGAAGAGATCGAAGACGCAGCCCCGCTGTTCGGCGAAGGTCTGGGCCTCGACTCCATCGACGCACTGGAACTGGTCATCGCGATCGGCAAGCAATTCGAAGTAACCATCGGCGACGATGACATGGACATTTTCCAATCGGTAAACCGCATCTGCGAATTCATCCGTTCCGCTCGCCCGGAACTGTAA
- a CDS encoding 3-oxoacyl-ACP reductase FabG — translation MLLQGKTAIITGSSRGIGRQIAISMAEAGANVVINYRSGTEAAEEVKELLASKGLTNVLLFQASVDDREAMEAMAKATVERFGGIDILVNNAGILLPKFLMMTKPDEWEQSLNVNLTGVYNCIKASLRPMIEKKCGRIVNISSVASLSGIPGQAAYATTKAGLNGLTRVLSKELAGFGITVNALAPGFIETDMTAIFSEKKTKEYYDMIPLKKFGKPEDIANMAVFLASDQGQYITGQIIAIDGGLSV, via the coding sequence ATGTTGCTTCAAGGCAAAACGGCGATCATCACCGGATCGTCCCGCGGCATCGGGCGGCAAATCGCCATCTCGATGGCGGAAGCGGGCGCCAACGTGGTCATCAACTACCGCAGCGGCACCGAAGCGGCGGAAGAAGTCAAAGAGTTGCTTGCATCCAAAGGCTTGACCAACGTCCTGCTCTTCCAAGCGTCTGTCGATGACAGAGAAGCGATGGAAGCGATGGCGAAGGCAACGGTCGAACGCTTCGGCGGCATCGACATCCTCGTCAACAACGCCGGCATCCTGTTGCCGAAATTCTTGATGATGACCAAACCGGACGAGTGGGAGCAGTCGCTCAACGTCAACTTGACGGGCGTCTACAACTGCATCAAAGCGTCCCTGCGTCCGATGATTGAGAAAAAATGCGGCCGCATCGTCAACATCTCCTCCGTCGCCTCGCTCTCCGGCATTCCCGGCCAAGCGGCGTACGCGACCACCAAAGCGGGCCTGAACGGTCTGACCCGCGTCCTCTCCAAAGAACTTGCCGGGTTTGGCATCACCGTCAACGCCTTGGCACCGGGCTTCATCGAAACGGATATGACGGCGATCTTCTCCGAGAAGAAAACCAAAGAATACTACGACATGATCCCGCTGAAAAAATTCGGCAAGCCGGAAGACATCGCCAACATGGCGGTATTCCTCGCATCGGATCAAGGCCAGTACATCACCGGCCAAATCATCGCCATCGACGGCGGCCTGTCCGTCTAA
- a CDS encoding beta-ketoacyl-ACP synthase II, with translation MRRIVITGIGVLSAIGNGKEEFLDGLLTGRCGTAPLKSLVEIERYPFQSGAEIKGFSPEKFDVTEWSSYDETTQTAVAAAKMAVEDAGLSSAQLNRFRTGVSIATSLGGVNARERFYREKKATGVARHEYILNVPTSAIAGNVAKEFDVRGPLSTVVTACAAGGNAIGCATDYIRDGKADVMIAGGVDPYSAISFSGFTVLKSLSKSTCRPFNEDRDGLTLGEASAIVIVEELEHALARGARIYAEVLGYGISNDAYHATSPDPKGGGAIRSMLAALRDAGLSPEDIDYINAHGTGTPYNDSMELHAIQEVFGERAKQVPISSSKSQLGHTLGTAGAVEFVTSVLALYHHFLPATINSSKPLEEGFDFVPNEVRHQAVKTILSNSFAFGGNTASVVVGAYEA, from the coding sequence GTGAGACGAATTGTGATCACCGGGATCGGCGTCCTGTCCGCCATCGGCAACGGCAAGGAAGAGTTCCTCGACGGCCTCCTGACCGGCCGTTGCGGTACCGCGCCGCTCAAGTCCCTCGTGGAGATCGAGCGTTATCCGTTCCAATCGGGGGCTGAAATCAAAGGCTTCTCACCGGAGAAGTTTGACGTGACGGAGTGGAGTTCGTACGACGAAACCACCCAAACGGCAGTCGCCGCTGCGAAAATGGCGGTGGAAGATGCAGGCTTGTCGTCTGCGCAACTGAACCGTTTCCGCACGGGCGTCTCCATCGCGACGTCGCTTGGCGGCGTCAACGCCCGCGAGCGTTTTTATCGGGAGAAAAAAGCGACCGGCGTCGCTCGTCACGAATACATCCTCAACGTCCCGACGTCGGCGATCGCCGGCAACGTGGCGAAGGAATTCGATGTGCGCGGTCCGCTGTCCACAGTCGTAACGGCGTGTGCAGCAGGCGGGAACGCCATCGGTTGCGCGACCGACTATATCCGTGACGGCAAAGCGGACGTGATGATCGCAGGCGGCGTCGACCCGTACTCGGCGATTTCGTTCAGCGGTTTCACCGTTCTGAAATCTCTGTCCAAATCGACCTGCCGTCCGTTCAACGAAGACCGCGACGGTCTGACGCTGGGCGAAGCATCGGCGATCGTCATCGTCGAAGAACTGGAACACGCGCTGGCTCGCGGCGCTCGCATCTACGCTGAAGTGCTCGGCTACGGCATCTCCAACGATGCGTACCATGCCACTTCGCCGGACCCGAAGGGCGGCGGCGCGATTCGTTCGATGCTGGCAGCTCTGCGCGATGCAGGGTTGAGCCCGGAAGACATCGACTACATCAACGCACACGGCACCGGTACGCCGTACAACGATTCGATGGAGTTGCATGCGATCCAAGAAGTGTTCGGGGAGCGCGCGAAGCAAGTGCCGATCTCTTCGTCCAAATCCCAGCTCGGCCACACGCTTGGCACGGCGGGTGCGGTTGAATTCGTGACCTCGGTTCTCGCGCTGTACCACCACTTCCTCCCGGCGACGATCAACTCGTCGAAACCGCTCGAGGAAGGCTTTGACTTCGTCCCGAACGAAGTCCGTCACCAAGCGGTCAAGACGATTCTCTCCAACTCGTTCGCATTCGGCGGCAACACGGCGTCCGTCGTGGTCGGAGCGTACGAAGCCTAA
- a CDS encoding acyl-CoA thioesterase, with the protein MSQKPVESGFHHPLVVRFHEVDSMQVVHHSMYLQWLEACRWAFARDVLDLTPTGFNELGFALPVVRAQLDYVEPATLESDILIVMHYILQEKVMVSFKYRVYDRTTGKLIMRARTDHAVMSVETRRLQIQWPDAWLAKTGRAVEQYPHYFAPDEKKPSRR; encoded by the coding sequence ATGAGTCAAAAGCCCGTTGAGAGCGGGTTCCATCATCCCTTGGTCGTTCGCTTTCATGAAGTGGATTCGATGCAAGTCGTCCACCACAGCATGTACCTGCAATGGCTGGAGGCGTGCCGCTGGGCGTTTGCCCGCGATGTGCTCGACCTCACGCCGACAGGGTTCAACGAACTGGGTTTCGCGCTCCCCGTCGTGCGGGCGCAACTGGATTATGTGGAACCTGCAACGCTTGAGTCGGACATTTTGATCGTCATGCATTACATCTTGCAAGAAAAAGTGATGGTCTCGTTCAAGTACCGCGTGTACGACCGGACCACGGGCAAACTGATCATGCGCGCCCGCACCGACCATGCGGTGATGTCTGTCGAGACCCGACGGTTGCAGATCCAATGGCCGGACGCCTGGCTTGCCAAAACGGGCCGCGCCGTCGAGCAGTATCCGCACTACTTTGCGCCGGATGAGAAAAAACCGTCACGCCGATAG